GGCTACAAAAATCGCCCTCAACTGCGAGAAAGAAAATACGAAAGCCTACAAATTATACGAAAAACTAGGCTACACTCCAGAAAGTGAACGTGTCTTAAGCGCTCATCCGTATTATCATATGACAAAAACATTATAAAAAAATCCCTCTTCGGACGAAATCGTTCAAAGAGGAATTTGGTAAATTGTAACTTATATGTTACATTTTGCTTTTTCAAAACGAAAAGAGACTCGAAATTTCGAGTCTCTTATTTTTTATGATTATTTTACAGAAGCTTGTCGTAGGTTGATTGTACGTCCAAATGGAAGAACTTCAAATCCATCTACGTTTTCAGCAAGTAAGTAGCTTTGGCTTGCTTGATAGATTGGCGCCACAATAGCATCATCCATGATGATTTTTTCTGCAGCAATCATTTGTTTATAACGTTCAGCTGGTTGTGTTGCATATTTTGTTTTCACTGCATTCACAGCTTCGTCGTAAGTAGAGCTTGAATAGTTTGCGAAGTTAATGCCTCCACCTGTAACGTATTGCTCTAAGAAGTTCACTGGATCTTGGTAATCTGGTGCCCAAGTTCCAAAGAAAATATCAAAATCATCCGCTCTTTGTAATTCTAAACGGTTTTTCAATGGTACGGATTTAATGTTGAATTTCACACCTGGTAAATTCTTTTGAATTTGTGCTTGTAAGTATTCACCGACTACTTTTGCACTACCGGCATCAGAAGTTAGTAGTGTTACTTCAATAGTATCCGTTCCTAGCTCTTGTTTTGCTAACGCTAGTTCTTTTTTAGCTTCTTCTACATTATAGCTGAGTAAGTCGCCACGATCTTCTACATAGTCTTTTCCACTTTCTGGATTTTCACCAAATCCTTTTGGAACTAATCCATTTGAAACAATGGAACCATCTTTCATGACATTATTCACTAAAGAGGCTTTATCATATGCCATCGCAATTGCACGACGGAAATGTTTATTTCCTGTCACTTTACGTTCTACGTTGAAACTCATATATCCCATTGTTGCTTTTGGAACCGCATGGTAGGTTGGTTGCCCTTTATATTGATCCACGAATTGTTCGCTGATCGTTGTGTATTGTACTTGTTTTCCTTCAAATAATTGAACAGAAGTTGCGACTTCTTTTGACACATTCACTGTGACATTTTGTAGTGCAACGTTTGAAGCATCCCAGTACCCTTCGTTTTTAACAAGTTTCCAAGAAAGTTCAGAACCTGTCCAGCCTTCTAATTTAAAAGGTCCATTCGTTACAATCGAATCTGCAGTAGATCCATACCCTTCTCCTTTTTCAGTTGCCACTTTTTCAGATTGTGGTAAGAAACGAGAACCTGTTAATAATTTTGGTAAATATGGTGCAGGGTTTTCAAGGGTGATTT
This Granulicatella adiacens ATCC 49175 DNA region includes the following protein-coding sequences:
- a CDS encoding peptide ABC transporter substrate-binding protein, producing MKKSTKLLMTTLLISLGLAACGGNSTSTTANNQQSLTITTFGELATLDSADYDDVPSSDMLGQIFEGLYRVAKDNKVELGMAAEEPTVSADGLVYTFKLRDAKWSDGTPVTAGDFVYTYRKLVNPKEGHVAQSADVFKNAKKIRTGELGVEELGVKAIDDKTLEITLENPAPYLPKLLTGSRFLPQSEKVATEKGEGYGSTADSIVTNGPFKLEGWTGSELSWKLVKNEGYWDASNVALQNVTVNVSKEVATSVQLFEGKQVQYTTISEQFVDQYKGQPTYHAVPKATMGYMSFNVERKVTGNKHFRRAIAMAYDKASLVNNVMKDGSIVSNGLVPKGFGENPESGKDYVEDRGDLLSYNVEEAKKELALAKQELGTDTIEVTLLTSDAGSAKVVGEYLQAQIQKNLPGVKFNIKSVPLKNRLELQRADDFDIFFGTWAPDYQDPVNFLEQYVTGGGINFANYSSSTYDEAVNAVKTKYATQPAERYKQMIAAEKIIMDDAIVAPIYQASQSYLLAENVDGFEVLPFGRTINLRQASVK